DNA sequence from the Oryza brachyantha chromosome 5, ObraRS2, whole genome shotgun sequence genome:
TCACCGCTCGATGGCCGCCGGCCATCACGCGCGACCACCTGGAGTACGCGCCCCTGCCCGACCCCGGCAAGGACGTCCTCTCCCCCACCGACGCGTACGCGCACCACGCTTTCTTCTTCGGGGCGAGTGAGATCGCGGCGCTCCGGCTGCAGGCGCCGGCCGACCTGCGCGCCGCCAGCTCGCGGTTCGACCTGGTCAGCGCGTTCATGTGGCGctgccgcaccgccgcgctgcgTTACGACCCGGGCGACGTAGTTCGCCTGCACATGTTCGTCAACGCCCGGGTCAGGAACCGGAGCAAGCAGCCCGTGCCGAGGGGCTACTACGGAAACGCGATCGTGTTCGCCGTCGCGTCGGCATCGGCGGGGGAGCTGTGCCGGAGACCCTTTGGCCACGCGCTGCGTCTGCTGGTGGAAGCCAAGGCCCGCGCGTCGGAGGAGGGGTACGTGCAGTCGATGGCCAACTTCAACGCCGCTCACCGGAGGCCGCCGTTCCCCAAGGCCAGGACGTACCTCGTCTCGGACATGACACAAGCCGGGCTGATGGCGATCGACTTCGGTTGGGGAAAACCGGTGTACGGAGGGCCGGCGACGACAATGCTAGCCACGTTTCACCTCGAGGGGAGGAATGAGGCAGGCGAGGCAGGCATCATGGTTCCCATACGGTTGCCGAATCCGGTGATACATAGGCTAATCCAGGAGGTAAAGATGGGACTCACTGCTGGAGCTGCCTTACACAACGCAGAAGCAAGCGTGGGTGCTGATGATTTCGTTCTAGCAAAACTGTAGGTCGTCTCGGACGACGGAATACGCATTTCGGACTGCATTACCTCCTCTATCTATACTACGATTTCCACAGGAGCAATGTCCGATACTGcactatatatattacaaatgTTATGCCCGCGCAGTGGTCGCGGATACACCAATATTTGGGATGTTTACCCAAATGCTACTTCctcctctttttttaatttaatgacattgactttttatatatattctattgtttatcttattcagaatttttgtctaaatatgtttaaagtttttttagtaataaatcaaatcacaacaaaataattacactAGAACGGGATCGGTCATTTCTAATGGGCTTAAAGCATCATCTGTATCGGGCAGTGCCCCATCACTAAGCAAAGGTCAGTCATGTGAGAGAATATCTCAATCGGACATCTGGCCGTCACGGATGACACATCTCAATTGGGCCAACACAaaagcccgtcacggatgactctcatctctaaCGGGCCTAAATTATAGCTCGTCATGGATGAGTATAATCccaaaaaaagtaaattttgtttttttgttggcCTCGGGTTGTTTGCAGATCGGCTTCTgagaaaaaatttgtaaattgttggtatgagtatttTCTTAATCCTATTAAGCCCTTAGCCACGATGTCACACCCTCGCATCCCCAATTCATATAACATCCATTTTAGTCACATATTTCACCGGCAAAACCGAGTTAATtggatcaaatatatatttaccaagTATTATCATCACGAGGAGGCAAATCAGACTTCTcggaaaaaacaaatttcaaattaaattttatgataCTAAATGAACTTATATGAAAAAGTtgtcaaaaacaaagttgtagaACTCATTGAGATctactaattttattttggttatttctcCATCCGGGTTTGATTGAACTCATCAAGATCAAACTTTTTTTCGCgtagtaaatgatttcaaatggaaaaattgtcaacaacaaagttgtataactcatcaagatctataacttttactttAGTCTTTCtgctatataacattttttgagcaatttgaatttgaatttaaaaatatgataacttcaaacaatattttcaaatactaaataatttcaatggtcatttttctatataacgtTTTCTTGaacaaattgaatttaaatttaaaaatatgacaacttcaaaacaacattttcaaatactaaatggtttcaactaaaaaaagtcacCAACAACAAAGTTTTAGAACTCATTGAGATCTTATTAACGCCGGATTTTAGTAAATGGCCGTTATGGATTAACTCATGATTAAAGGCCGAATCAGACAGGAAACGGAGTAATCAGACACAAGACCAAGCGGAACACAACCCGGGatcagccgatagagtccggATCGGACAAGAGTTGGAGTCTGATTGGACCTAGATGGTTATAGATAGATTCGAAACTAATCACAGTCCGTGTAACTTAGCTTTGTCTGtattttagagtttgtttacGATTTTATCCCTAATTAGAATCCATGGATAATAGGTTAGTTATTAATATGGATCcgtatccggttaggttagttatttTCTGGGATATAAATAGGGTATCCGGTAACTTTGTAGAAACAGCAATCAATTCAATACAGATATCTTCGCGCATCACCAACTTTTTGACAAGAGCGAGTTCTCGAtgcgaggtttgtcagcttcacaaTATAGTTCATGTTTGACAACCCATCAGTCAGCCTAGAACAGGATTGTCtcgatttagttcgatctcctgCTTAGTTGTTTGACGGTTTATCTGAGGCTTGTTACTTTTGGTCTGTTCTTGATTTGAAGTAGTGataggttctcgatcaagtcctcgcgAGCTCTTTATTCATCTTGttaatatgaatttatttaaCTTAATTCTGCCTCGGTTCAGttcgatcaatctagttggctGGGTTTGTATTAATAGATCGAAACAAGTACCTGTGAGGGCTTATCGTTAAAgttttagccagcattatcttaagtaattcatcggCTTATTTCTTAAGCTTAtagatttttatgttttctatagttatatcgaacccgactgcatactgtctcggtttggtccgatctaacTAGAGGCTTGTCCGATCTACTAAGTTTAGCACATTAGCTGATAGATTACACTGATTTGGTATTTAATTACTTGTATGTCGCAATATTATGTTGATTTCATGCATGGTTATGTTTAGATCTGATCTGTGTTGatttagtccgatcttctaggtctagcgtGAGTATGTATGTGCttggttattattgttttatgctagtaATTGGTATAGCAATTCGGTCTTATCTTTATTATGCTGCTTAATGTTCTATCAGCTGCTGACTGCATAGGCGATAAGTGCTAGATTGGTCCGATcagctgattaatcttaaaactatcttggttaagtctgACCTTTTAAGATAAGTTAGTTGATTATGAGTAGGATAATCACTAAATAGTTCAATGATAAACATTAGTGATAATATGGAATTTTTAGGATTATTgatcaagaaaagaaacatttgGTTCAACTTGGATTTAATGGGTCAATCTTTGTGTCATACAAGCAATAGGGCAACCACGTCATCATCTACATGACAAAACTACCCACAAAACCGCTTCAGGAAGTTATTTGATTAGTTTTTGTACTTTAGAAGATGAAATATCCAGTTTCATATATATAggacatattttatttttttattataagagtttatccaaatattactat
Encoded proteins:
- the LOC102719768 gene encoding benzyl alcohol O-benzoyltransferase-like → MAGAPTLVFSVRRRERQLVAPARPTPYEFKMLSDIDDQDILRFNRSGILFYRHNPSMDGRDPVKVIKAAVSETLVHFYPLAGRFRELRPTRKLVVECTGEGVVFVEADANFRMDDLGTSLAPPVPCYDMLLCEPESPTADVVDRPLLFVQVTRLACGGFVFGMQICHCMADGSGIMQFMTALTEFARGVTGAPTVQPVWERELLTARWPPAITRDHLEYAPLPDPGKDVLSPTDAYAHHAFFFGASEIAALRLQAPADLRAASSRFDLVSAFMWRCRTAALRYDPGDVVRLHMFVNARVRNRSKQPVPRGYYGNAIVFAVASASAGELCRRPFGHALRLLVEAKARASEEGYVQSMANFNAAHRRPPFPKARTYLVSDMTQAGLMAIDFGWGKPVYGGPATTMLATFHLEGRNEAGEAGIMVPIRLPNPVIHRLIQEVKMGLTAGAALHNAEASVGADDFVLAKL